The region CACGAGAAAGCCGGGCCGATCTTTCACCAGGATGGGGGTTTTTCCGATGCGCTGGCAGAAGGCGATGCCGAACTGGGCGATCTCGGGCGCCGTCTGGACGGCCTCGATCACCTCGACGAGGCGCATGGCGTAGGGCGGATTGAAAAAGTGCATTCCCAGCACCCGGTCCGGGCGCTTGGTTTTGGCCGCCATCGCCGTGACGGAGAGGCAGGAGGTGTTGGAGGCCAAGATCGCATCCGCCTTGGCGACCTGCTCCAGCTTCTCGAACATCTCGAGCTTGACGGCCATGTTTTCGACGACCACCTCGATGATAAAGTCGCAGTCCGCGAGCGTGCCGAGGTCGGTGCTGCCGTGGAAGCGGCCGAGGATCTCTTTCCGGGTGAAATCCTCTATCTTTCCGCGGGCGACGGCGCCTTCGAGATTCTTTTTCACGCGGCCCATCCCGGCCTCGAGGGCGCCCTCGTTCGCCTCGATGGAAAACACCTCCAGCCCCGCCGTCGCGCACACCTGGGCGATGCCGCTCCCCATGGCGCCCAGCCCGACGACGCCGACTTTTCGGATCGCATCGCAGATGGGCTTTCCCAGGGAGATGTCCCGCTGTTCCGCGGCCGCCTCGTCCGGCTCGGCCACCCCGTAGATGCCGGGTTTTTTGTAGGAGTAGAAGCCGCGCCCGGTCCTGGTGCCCAGGCGGCCCGCTGCGATCATCCGGTCCACGAGCGGCGGGGGCATGTACCGCGGGTCCTTGAATTGCTCATAGAGCGAGAGCGCCACCGTGCGGTGGATGTCGAGCCCCTCGATGTCGAGCAGCCGCATGGGCCCCATCTTGTAGCCCAGGCCGAGCCGAATGCCCGCGTCGATGTCGGCGGGGGTGGAGTAGCCCGTCTCGATGAGGCGGATGCAGTCGTTCTGGAAGGGGATGAGGAAATAGTTCAGGATGAATCCGGGAGAATCCTTTACCTCGACGGGCGATTGGCCCACGCGCTCGAGAAACGCCAGGGTGGCGGCGGTGGTATCCTTGGAGGTGAGAAGACCGGGGGCCACCTCGACCATTTTGTTCAAGGCGGCCGGAAGGCAGAAATGGGTGCCGATGACGTTCGGGGGCCTGCCGGAGGCGGCGGCGAGTTCGGTGACGGAAAGCGTGCTCGTGTTCGTCGCGAGTATCGCCGCGGGGGAAAGGATATCGCCCAGGCGGCGGAAGAGTTCTTCCTTCTCGGGCATATCCTCGTGGATGGCTTCGATCACGAGGTCGCAGCCGGCGAGATCGGTGAGCTGGGCCGTTCCCTTCAGCCGCCCCAGAGTGGCGTCGCGCTCCCCGGGGGAGGATTTTCCTTTTTGCACGCCGGCATCGAGAAAGCTCCGAACGCGGTTCATCCCCTCTTCCAGGGAAGGCGCATCCATCTCGCAGGCCACCGTGTCGGCGCCGCCCCGGGCGCAGACCAGGGCGATGTTCGAGCCCATGGTTCCCAGACCGACCACCCCGATTTTTTTCACGTCCATTTCCCGCTCCTCTGGATGAGGGGTGCGCTTGCAGCGGACCGGAGGGGCATGAACCCTCCTTCCCGCGTCCGCATATCCGGCCAAAAACCTTTTTAGGCGCGGTGCCGCCGGGTGTCAATCAGAAGAGAAGCAGGGATACGGGGTTGCTTCTTTGCGGAGGAGATACTTAGATGGAAGCACTATGGCGATGACGGCAATGGAAGTCGAGCGGGCGCTCAGCGCCGCCGAACAGGGGGAGCAGGCGGCCGATTTTGAGGGGGCCGATCTGGCCCGGGTGGATCTGAGCGGCTTCAATCTCTCCGGCGTCAATTTCCGCGGGGCCGTGCTGCGGGGCGCCGTCCTGCGCGAGGCGGATCTTTCGGACGCCGATCTTTCCGAGGCGGACCTCCGGGATGCCGACCTGGAGGGCGCGGCGCTCTCCGACGCGGATCTTTCAGATGCGGACGTGGCCGGCGCCAGCTTCCGGGGGGCGACGCTCGTGGGCGCCATTCTGGAGGGGGCCAACATGAATGAAGCCATCCTCGAGGACGCGGAGTTCCTCTAGGCCGCAAAGCACTGTTTTTTGCCCCTTCCCGGCCATTTCCCCTGCATCCACAATCAGGTATGATTCCTGTATTCCAATATTATTTTGCAAATCGCTTCACAGGCATATTTATGCGAAAAAAAAATGGGAGGGGGAGATGGGGAGGTCGGCTGTTTTTATCGATGGCGCCTATATGGAGTTTTTGATTCGGGAGGAGTTTTCGG is a window of bacterium DNA encoding:
- a CDS encoding 3-hydroxyacyl-CoA dehydrogenase family protein, with product MDVKKIGVVGLGTMGSNIALVCARGGADTVACEMDAPSLEEGMNRVRSFLDAGVQKGKSSPGERDATLGRLKGTAQLTDLAGCDLVIEAIHEDMPEKEELFRRLGDILSPAAILATNTSTLSVTELAAASGRPPNVIGTHFCLPAALNKMVEVAPGLLTSKDTTAATLAFLERVGQSPVEVKDSPGFILNYFLIPFQNDCIRLIETGYSTPADIDAGIRLGLGYKMGPMRLLDIEGLDIHRTVALSLYEQFKDPRYMPPPLVDRMIAAGRLGTRTGRGFYSYKKPGIYGVAEPDEAAAEQRDISLGKPICDAIRKVGVVGLGAMGSGIAQVCATAGLEVFSIEANEGALEAGMGRVKKNLEGAVARGKIEDFTRKEILGRFHGSTDLGTLADCDFIIEVVVENMAVKLEMFEKLEQVAKADAILASNTSCLSVTAMAAKTKRPDRVLGMHFFNPPYAMRLVEVIEAVQTAPEIAQFGIAFCQRIGKTPILVKDRPGFLVNLLLVPYLNQAAQAFDEGLATREAMDKAVHGGLGHPMGPLTLLDLVGIDVAEFVADAMAVEMGGSRYVAPPILRRMTSAGWLGRKSGKGFYDYTSK
- a CDS encoding pentapeptide repeat-containing protein, whose product is MAMTAMEVERALSAAEQGEQAADFEGADLARVDLSGFNLSGVNFRGAVLRGAVLREADLSDADLSEADLRDADLEGAALSDADLSDADVAGASFRGATLVGAILEGANMNEAILEDAEFL